TctcatataattttaatataaaatacttCTTGCTCCCATCGGTCGGCAGATAGAAATGAACTAACTATTAGAAATATTCGTGTTATTTTATTTGCTCTTATTTGTACTTAAATGCATGAGTTatactaaatatttaataaattatggtaAACTTCAGATTTGAATTTGTAAGAGgatgattaattttataaatttagtatttattattattattattattattattggcacACCAATTTTCTAGGGTCTTATAAGGAGTTGACCTCCCCCAGTTTAATAactgtattatttttaatttaaatttttttattctatgaacaaaaataagcaGGGACTAGTTTATAATTTAGTTAATCATAGGGGTGTAAATGCAAAACAACGAAAATTAAGCAGAAAACTCCCCcgagaaaaaattaattaaaaatttaaaccaattCTCTCTTCCTCTCCGCGCGTTCGCCGTCGTGaaacaaaaaccaaagaaaagcaTCAAAATGAAGGAACAATAAATCTCAGCCGTTGATCTCATGAAACTCTTCTTCATCGTCTCCATCTCGTTCACACTATAAATACCCTTCTTCTTGTTAAACAAGCCAATCCACGAAGCTCCACAAGAGATCCCCATCTCGCTCTCTCTCAGATCCAGATCCCCATTcccctccaaaaccctaaccctaaccctaattctcgcTCCGATCATGGGTGCCTCGTCGCCGGCGAGCGGCAGTGGGCGCCTCTTCACCTTCGGCCTCGTTGCTTCATGGTACTCATCCAACATCGGTGTGCTTCTTCTCAACAAATACCTCCTCTCCAATTACGGATTCAGGTACCCGATCTTCCTCACGATGTGCCATATGACTGCATGCTCGCTCTTCAGCTACGCTTCTGTGGCGTGGCTCAAGCTCGTGCCCTTGCAGACCGTGCGGTCACGGATCCAGTTCTTGAAGATCGCCGCTCTCAGCCTTGTCTTCTGTTTCTCCGTCGTTAGCGGCAATGTTTCGCTGAAGTACCTGCCGGTGTCGTTCAATCAGGCTGTCGGCGCCACCACGCCGTTCTTCACCGCCTTGTTCGCGTATTTCATGACAGTGAAACGCGAGTCCTGGATCACTTATTTCACTCTCGTTCCGGTTGTTACCGGCGTCATCATCGCCAGCGGGGTTCGTATTTGCCAAATCTAGTCTCACAAATTATAGTTTTGCAATTcagatataaattttttcccCCTGGAATTTtgagcttttgtttttgtttttagtgcgatttttgttgaatttatgagttgatatttgattttgaataattGGTTGATCATGAGAGGACAAATAGAAGTTGGAGAACTCGTTGAGAAGAAATACAAATttcgcctttttttttttcttcagtgCTAGACAAATTGGTAGGCTTTATAAGAGCATATAGGAAATTGTGTTATTGGCTCCCGTTGAAAATTTGTCTgctaggttttttattttatttaaatttatttatttattttttgtgtgtgtattgTGTTCTTTTACTTCCCCATTTTCTTTGTATTGTTGTTGATTTTGGATTTTGTGATGGTGGATAAGTCATATGATTCATTTTTCAACAAAGTAATATAGTTGAACTGAAACAATGTACCTCTGGTTTATGTTGTGTTAAAATGGTGTCTTGTGtaattctgttttctttttattgcgCTATCATCAATGGCATTTGAGAATCAGGCctagttttgaattttcatataCTCTCAATTATTGGGTGTTTTTGTTATGACATTGTgctaaattatgtttttcttttgtctccTGAAAACTGATGTACAATTATGCAGtgaatgatgattttgtttcaagCAGAGGCTTAATTTAATCTTTTGTTCTCAAAAAGTCAATTATGTGCTAAGTTGCTTTTGCTTAGATATTAGTTTTGTAGTAGTATTTGGTAGAGCATAGCCAAGTACAATCATTATATAGAGAAAACCCTCATGGGTCATGGTTGGAACCCTTCAATTTTGGAGGCCAAAAGACCATTGCAATCATTTTCCAGCTTTGACTCTTTCTATGTAATTGTGGATTTTAAGTCTAGAATTTACGTGATGTGAGAACCATTCAATCCTTTTATAATTAGCTGAATTCACATTTCACAGTAGAGCTTTTTTGAACATGTCAACACATTTGTTAATCTCTTACTTTTTGACAGACATGCTGCAATGAACTCAATGATTGTTGGCTGTTGTTTACAAACTTTACCATCTCATGATTTGACTGTGCAGGGAGAACCAAGTTTCCACTTGTTTGGATTTCTAATGTGCATTGGTGCTACTGCCGCAAGAGCACTTAAGTCAGTCTTACAAGGGATTTTATTATCTTCCGAAGGGTAACGAATTCATCTAAAAATTGTTCAAATGTCAATTAACTTTCTACTCCGAACATTTTTGTTACTTTAGCCTAATTTTTCTAGAGCCATTATATGCTGCACATGTGTATTTCTTTCATATATGACTTTTCCTGCATCATTTTCTATTATATCTACGAAAAATTTCCAACAACCTGAAAAGTACACTGCCTTTTATCTCAGGGAGAAGCTAAATTCTATGAATCTTCTACTATACATGGCTCCCATGGCTGTTTTTTTCCTACTTCCCGCTACAATCTTTATGGAGGAAAATGTGCTAGGTGTCACCCTAGCACTTGCTAAGGAAGACAAGAAAATCATTTGGTATCTACTTTTCAATTCATCCTTGGCGTACTTTGTTAATCTGACTAATTTCTTGGTCACTAAACATACAAGTGCCTTGACTCTTCAGGTACATTACTTCTCAtattatttctctctttctcccaAAATCACAAAGCACATAACCTCTATCAATTTCAGGTTCTTGGTAATGCCAAAGGTGCCGTGGCGGTTGTCATTTCGATATTGATATTCAGGAACCCCGTCTCCGTGACGGGGATGTTCGGTTACACCCTTACAGTCATTGGTGTCATTCTTTACAGTGAATCTAAGAAGCGTAACAAGTGAAAATCATAGTGAGGAGGTTTTACTTTAAGTCCAGCAGGTTCTGGTGCTTGCTCTGCTTTTGAAAGACTCAAGAGCAGAGTGAGTGCATTGTATAATATATCATCAGACTAGAGAACCAGTTTAAACACAGTGAGCTGGAGaacgaaacaaaaacaaagaaaagtgatcgaatttataattttttagggattttttttaccattttgGTTAATTGTTGGATGGGCGAAAAGCTCATAAGGCTCATTTTGTAATTTCAAGATGTCCTTAAAAAGAAATTTGTATCGCATGTATAATGTATATTATACATGATGGTATATCAATTGGCAAACAAAATTCATTAtgatttcatcttttttttctcaaaactgTTTGATTGAATTACTTTTATGAATGGTGGATGGAATCCAAAGATAATCTCTTGTGGGTCTTGAGCTGATAACATCTGAATCTTTTCAAGAGTTATCAATTATAATCATTTAGGTAAAAAAGATAGCGTATCTATTTGAAATGCTTTATTCTCTTTCATAGATTTAtggaaaagacaagaaaacataaaaccaaaattatatattttgaagtgAAACTgtttcccaaaagaaaactcTTGGTTCACAACCAAGTTACAACAGAGTACGGCCAAATCATTCTTGCCTTGTTTACCACAAATACTGttccacaaaaaaaatttaaaaaaagagaaacctGATATTGTTCTTGTAAACATGTCAATCAATCTTGCTTATCATTTACTAAGACTTCTTATTTTCGCCAATTGCTTCCAGGCACTAGGAATTCTTATTATCTGACATATCTGTATAGCTACATTCCAAGGACTCAACTATTCTTCTCTGCAGAATTCTTACACAATGTAAAACTCAATGTGCAAAAAACAAGCAGACCCAGTATTTTTAACAGCCCCTCAACAAAAGTAATATATGGTTGTCTATGTGGAAGATGACACTAAAtccaaattcaaattcaaatctttCTCATCAAAAAGGCTAAGAGAAGAGAGCTTTTGTTCTAAGAGTTCTGATTTTACCTTAACGACATCTTGATCTTGATATGAAAAATTTTCCTTCCCTGAGCTTCTCAGAGATGAACACAGATCATTTTCCATGCTAGCTTCTTTGAACAAAATTGAATCCTTCAAACATGCATCCTCTTTGTTAGTTTGATTGCTTGGTTTTGAATCTTTTCCAGTCGGGTCACACATCCCTTCAACAAAAATTGTATGTTTCTCGTTAATAATACAGCAATAAAACAGGCAGTTTTGAATACAGTTCTTGATGTTCAGTATTTAATGGTTGAAGTGACGATGACAAGGAGAGCTGATATTCATGATCACAATCATTCAAGCTGGTTTAGATAAAGGAAGCTTACCAGagtctagctttcttgccccgATGGTATTGCTGTCCACAGAGGTGTTCTTCGGCAAGTATTTTCTTGTGGCATTAAGTGAATATCTACTGGGATTTTGTAAAAGAGATTGCCCCTGCAAGCCATAAAAGCTCAACCAGTCACAAATTTGATGCACGCATCATCCATGGAGAGTGGCAACTGACCATTTCAAAGAAGGGCAAAATGTTATATAATAAGTTAAAGCATTTACTCACAGGATCAAAGTATCCGATCTTCGGAGTAGGCAGCCGAAGCCCAGACGGTTTGGCATTATTCACTTCAGAGCTACGCCTGATGTTTCTTGTAGAGTTATCTCCAATGAAGGATTTGACTGACACTTGTGTTCTGGTAGGCTGTTCAGTAGTAATTTGGCTTTGTGGAATTGTTCCAGTAATTTCTTTTGTAATATAAGGCTTATCAATTGGTGGCTTTCCCAGCTCTTGTGGCTGCATCGCATCAATATCAAAAGTGACTTTAAAGGaaggtgatgaagaagatgaagaatcagCATCAGGACTTCCGGATGAGTGACTGTGTTTGATAAATGTGGAGGCTGCTAAAGAAGATTCTGAAGTCCAACTATCCACAGAACTTTGGGGAGATACACTAGAAGAAACCCTGAGTCTGGACTTTGGCATTGCTGGAGGTTTAATAGCATTCCTGGACTCAATTTTAGTCCTAGATGTTTTCAAAGGAGATTTGGGAGTTGTGCTGGATAAACAGTCAggaatatttcctttttttcttgtgGTCTTCATGGGAGATTTGCCTAGTGAGCCAGAGAAACTGCAGATAAACCCATTTTATGATGAAAAGACTGCTTAAGCCTTAAACCATGGATTTGGATACTGTAATAGAAGTATCTATCTGGTGATGGCATACCTAGTGCTGCATGAATCTCCAGCAATTTTCTTTGCTACAAGAGTTTGCTGATTAAGAATTTTCCCTGTTGGGAAAGCCATGTAAGTAAGGAGTTTCcaggaaaataaaacatgaattcCAATATTAAGGTGCCTGAAATCCAGAAGAATAAACAACAACTGCTTTTTTTTAGGAAACATCTTTTTTCTTGTCAATGAAATAGTGTCTGATTTGGAATTCCTAAATAAGTTTGTCAAAAGATGAGAACTGCCTATTCCCAGGTTCCGCAAGCAGGAAACTAGGTAGTTTAATACTGAACTAAAAAAAAGGGAAGTATATACCAGGTAGACTTTTGATGTTGTTACTTTCCATTTGTGTGACTACAGATGTAGAAACCTTCTTGTTGGGTGGTGTTGGCACAGTTGTGGCTCTGGATGCACTTCTAGGTGGCCTTATTGATGGCTTCATGTCTTTTTGCCCAGCAGTAACCTTTGATCAAATTGCTAAAAAATGTCAATCtaacaagcaaaacataaatacaaaattgGTGTTGAAAAACGTTTAACCACACAGCAGGGCTTAGATTTATGAAGAGTGTTAGCATACCACTTGCATGGGACAGAGAGTAACTTTAGTAGTATTAGCTGCTGCTTGCTTACTGTTAACTATTCTTTTACAAGCAGTAGGTGGCTTCATCTGAATGAAAACATGATGTAACTTTAGCATACTTCAAGCAgcattaaacatcaaaataacaaaGATGGTACAAACCTTAAGACGAGAAGAAATTTCAGCCATGTTTGATGCTGTCAAATGGGAAGAATTTCATGTGTTAGAAACAcaattaaataagaataatctTAACATATGTAGacatttttttgtataattcaTGTCTTCGTACACTGATGCTGTGATGTAGCTAGCTTTCCAAGATAAGTAGGCTTGGTTGAGGGTAATACACTCGAAGGTTTACCAAGTTTACCCACAGACCTCTGAATGGAAGCACGCACATTCTCAAATAAATCTACTTCAAGGTTTTCTAATTCCCAAACATCACTCTCTAATGTAGTGCTCGAGTCCATCGAGTTTCTTGAATCTTCTTGAATACTAGGTAGTTTATCTGCTTCAGCCTTCTTAAAAGTGCTATTAACAATTGCCAACTCCTCATGATTCAGCACTCCTGCACGCACAGACTGTGATGACTGGTACTCTACTTGTATGAAAATTAAACCTTTAAATGAAAAGCGTCCATACCTTCATTTGTAAAAAATGCAGTGTCCCATGCTAGGCTTTTACGCAAATTACACTTAGATGATCCTCGCTTCTGCTTGGGAGAAGCTGATAACTCGGGGACTTGCAGTTTTTCTTCACTCATTTCCCTAGAATTGGCACTAGCTTTCAATTTGTCACTCCCCGAATGCGAGTAACCAGGCCCCTCAATATTTGTCAACAAACCTATCAACAAGATGAATATTATGAACACCAACATTAAGATGTCAattaacaaaatagaaaataaaaatcactcAAGAACACCATAAATGCAGCACGGCAAATCTTGTTAACCCTTGAATCACTGTCTTCTCATTCCAAAAAAGATCCAATTTTGGCACAAGAGATCAAGAGGCACTGAGATTAATTCAGAACTCTTTGAGACGTGCTCTCAAAACATAATCAAATGATTATAATGATGAGCTTGGTCACACTAATCCAACAATGATTTAGCAAAGATTTCAGTATAATTTCAAGAATTAAGCAATGGAGATCATGCTAACAAGAGTATGAAATCAGTGATTAGCTCCATATTGCTGAAAAATCAaagattaacataaaaaaaaaactctcctATAATCCATCCAATCGTCGTCTGGATCTAACTCTCTAGTTATCAGTCATCAAATTCTACGAGATTTGcaaaaaaactaacaaatcaCACAAGAATGGCTCCCAAGTTCCAACCTACCTTCAAAATCTCAAATCAATCATACAAAACAAGTAAAGAGAGATTAAAAAACACACGAAGTTCAGCAAATCAAGAA
The DNA window shown above is from Dioscorea cayenensis subsp. rotundata cultivar TDr96_F1 chromosome 12, TDr96_F1_v2_PseudoChromosome.rev07_lg8_w22 25.fasta, whole genome shotgun sequence and carries:
- the LOC120273927 gene encoding probable sugar phosphate/phosphate translocator At3g11320; this translates as MGASSPASGSGRLFTFGLVASWYSSNIGVLLLNKYLLSNYGFRYPIFLTMCHMTACSLFSYASVAWLKLVPLQTVRSRIQFLKIAALSLVFCFSVVSGNVSLKYLPVSFNQAVGATTPFFTALFAYFMTVKRESWITYFTLVPVVTGVIIASGGEPSFHLFGFLMCIGATAARALKSVLQGILLSSEGEKLNSMNLLLYMAPMAVFFLLPATIFMEENVLGVTLALAKEDKKIIWYLLFNSSLAYFVNLTNFLVTKHTSALTLQVLGNAKGAVAVVISILIFRNPVSVTGMFGYTLTVIGVILYSESKKRNK
- the LOC120273393 gene encoding vitellogenin-2-like yields the protein MESITLIDVSSENDLLISSPSQGLLTNIEGPGYSHSGSDKLKASANSREMSEEKLQVPELSASPKQKRGSSKCNLRKSLAWDTAFFTNEGVLNHEELAIVNSTFKKAEADKLPSIQEDSRNSMDSSTTLESDVWELENLEVDLFENVRASIQRSVGKLGKPSSVLPSTKPTYLGKLATSQHQSSNMAEISSRLKMKPPTACKRIVNSKQAAANTTKVTLCPMQVVTAGQKDMKPSIRPPRSASRATTVPTPPNKKVSTSVVTQMESNNIKSLPGKILNQQTLVAKKIAGDSCSTSFSGSLGKSPMKTTRKKGNIPDCLSSTTPKSPLKTSRTKIESRNAIKPPAMPKSRLRVSSSVSPQSSVDSWTSESSLAASTFIKHSHSSGSPDADSSSSSSPSFKVTFDIDAMQPQELGKPPIDKPYITKEITGTIPQSQITTEQPTRTQVSVKSFIGDNSTRNIRRSSEVNNAKPSGLRLPTPKIGYFDPGQSLLQNPSRYSLNATRKYLPKNTSVDSNTIGARKLDSGMCDPTGKDSKPSNQTNKEDACLKDSILFKEASMENDLCSSLRSSGKENFSYQDQDVVKVKSELLEQKLSSLSLFDEKDLNLNLDLVSSST